ATTGCCTGTGCCGCCGATGTTATAGTAGCTTCCCGCTCTTCTTCAGTGGGCAGCATTGGGGTAATTTTACAGGTAGCCAACCTGGAAGGGCTGTATGATAAGCTGGGCATAGAATACACCACTGTCAAACAGGGAAAATACAAGGACATCGGAAGTTCCAGCCGGGAAATGACTTCTGAAGAGAAGCAGATGCTGGAAGAGCAAACCTATAAAATCTATAACCAGTTTATAGAGGATGTTGCCGGCAGCAGGGGCCTAAAGCTGGAGCAGGTAAAAGAACTGGCTACCGGATGGACTTATATCGGTACCGAGGCTTTAGAGCTGGGCCTGATTGATAAATTGGGCAACTACAAAGATGCCATAGATGAGGCAGCCAGGCTGGGTGGTATTAAGGGGGAGCCCGTGGTTAGCGGAAGGCAGCAGTTTTCCTGGCTGGACATGGTATTAAGTTATTATTCGGGGGGCTTATCGCCCCGTTTTGCAGAAATCCCCCAGTGGGATACCTATATCTACAGGTAGCTTCAATATTGCTATAATATTGATAACAGGCGGCCGGCCTGGCAGTATAATGTTATGCTGCCAGGCTATCTTCTAATAAATCTTTTAGAAAATTTCCTTATGAATATTATTATTTAAATAGTAGACATTTAATTAACAATTAGTTATTATATTTTATGTATTAATTATTAGTAATAATATTTATACTTTAAATGAAAGATTTTAAGGAAGTTTGTAATTCACTGGCTTTTCCCTTGTTTGTAATAGATGATAAAGCTAAAATCCTGTTTGCCAATAGGGCTGCCTGCCGTAAATGGTCCAGGAGTTTTGATGACGGACAAAAACC
This DNA window, taken from Actinomycetota bacterium, encodes the following:
- the sppA gene encoding signal peptide peptidase SppA, with the protein product MSTGKIVGIVIGSLLLLFLCSASCFALGFFSSIFSGSPAAGGNIFQINIEGVISASPASLLSGQATTPEQFMAQLDKAEKDPSIKAVLLRINSPGGSPAASQEIFEQVGRCSKPVVVSVADTCASGAYYIACAADVIVASRSSSVGSIGVILQVANLEGLYDKLGIEYTTVKQGKYKDIGSSSREMTSEEKQMLEEQTYKIYNQFIEDVAGSRGLKLEQVKELATGWTYIGTEALELGLIDKLGNYKDAIDEAARLGGIKGEPVVSGRQQFSWLDMVLSYYSGGLSPRFAEIPQWDTYIYR